A window from Malania oleifera isolate guangnan ecotype guangnan chromosome 7, ASM2987363v1, whole genome shotgun sequence encodes these proteins:
- the LOC131159370 gene encoding uncharacterized protein LOC131159370 isoform X2, giving the protein MALTLRANLQLLFPSDSPHRQSAAAAISYPNSLPRNSTGPAPPPASFSTALSWMTISEKKEKQSKKRGSSSTVVAAVGDVSPDGTAYLFVGAAAVALLGTAFPVFFSRKDLMQVSRMRWSWVY; this is encoded by the exons ATGGCTTTAACTTTAAGAGCGAATTTGCAGCTTCTCTTTCCTTCGGATTCTCCGCACAGGCAATCAGCAGCTGCCGCTATCAGCTACCCTAATTCTCTTCCCAGAAATTCCACCGGACCAGCTCCACCGCCGGCGTCATTTTCGACGGCTTTATCATGGATGACCATAAGCGAGAAGAAAGAGAAGCAGAGCAAGAAGAGAGGTTCGTCGTCGACGGTCGTTGCGGCAGTCGGAGACGTATCGCCTGACGGCACCGCCTATCTTTTCGTCGGTGCTGCGGCGGTGGCGTTGCTCGGAACCGCCTTCCCTGTCTTCTTCTCCCGCAAagatct CATGCAGGTGTCCAGAATGCGATGGAGCTGGGTTTATTAG
- the LOC131159370 gene encoding uncharacterized protein LOC131159370 isoform X1 — protein MALTLRANLQLLFPSDSPHRQSAAAAISYPNSLPRNSTGPAPPPASFSTALSWMTISEKKEKQSKKRGSSSTVVAAVGDVSPDGTAYLFVGAAAVALLGTAFPVFFSRKDLCPECDGAGFIRKPGAALRANAARKDQAQIVCARCNGLGKLNQVDK, from the exons ATGGCTTTAACTTTAAGAGCGAATTTGCAGCTTCTCTTTCCTTCGGATTCTCCGCACAGGCAATCAGCAGCTGCCGCTATCAGCTACCCTAATTCTCTTCCCAGAAATTCCACCGGACCAGCTCCACCGCCGGCGTCATTTTCGACGGCTTTATCATGGATGACCATAAGCGAGAAGAAAGAGAAGCAGAGCAAGAAGAGAGGTTCGTCGTCGACGGTCGTTGCGGCAGTCGGAGACGTATCGCCTGACGGCACCGCCTATCTTTTCGTCGGTGCTGCGGCGGTGGCGTTGCTCGGAACCGCCTTCCCTGTCTTCTTCTCCCGCAAagatct GTGTCCAGAATGCGATGGAGCTGGGTTTATTAGGAAGCCAGGAGCAGCCTTGAGGGCTAATGCCGCAAGGAAGGACCAAGCACAGATTGTGTGTGCTCGTTGCAATGGCCTTGGCAAGCTCAACCAAGTTGACAAATAA
- the LOC131159371 gene encoding uncharacterized protein LOC131159371, with amino-acid sequence MGVELATEKEGFHEMEDVNFSDSELIYHVRDALTSVRQGDRDSYEQLIGVMHYTGRLAPDEVALLVTSLKALSGAVSYIDIVHHESLLSRIFEMSMWNYGTDVMDALVELIISLAASSGKYVDSCLEMLVSNFRPPKSFLDLLQQPRGIARKDQVLCRVHSALKDIADLVPLAPLRLLPIIIQRVPNVFDKEPMIVIYVENMLRLESGAIGELVGSSMLMAVVDRLIDLDVEIGWDDILQDDSSKGMFEMELEDLDETADDADEGIELSREYLNRKSLRGNLFADKLDSLMVLTFEHLKSCEDGGRLTKVFESLLQSFQMTVLNAYKSKFAQFVMFYACSLDPENCGVRFASTLADIFVYSACSPLTRMSAVAYLASYLSRGKFLSASLVANMLKRLVDWCLEYCQSLDSDVNPTAHKVFYSGCQAIMYVLCFRMRSMMDVPHLKSQLLLMPIESILKHPLNPLKVCLPSIVQEFLRQAKAARLFTVSETFVFNDLLESELSRAFGGMERLDMFFPFDPCLLKKCDRFIRPNFVYWSMVRTTYADEEGSSDEEDDDDSIDENGKNLVEDDFARSFEEQDIDINEFDCSLDKMSITPRNSLKYRFGGEVKAARQMPSRIRPSTSPESL; translated from the exons GGTGATAGGGACAGTTATGAACAGCTGATTGGGGTTATGCACTATACTGGACGTTTGGCCCCTGATGAAGTGGCTCTGCTTGTG ACAAGTTTAAAGGCATTATCTGGAGCAGTTTCATATATTGATATTGTTCACCACGAGTCTCTTCTTTCTCGA ATTTTTGAAATGAGCATGTGGAATTACGGAACTGATGTGATGGATGCATTAGTGGAACTAATTATATCCTTG GCTGCTTCAAGTGGAAAATATGTTGATTCTTGTTTGGAGATGCTTGTAAGCAATTTTAGGCCGCCTAAGTCATTTCTAGATTTACTGCAACAGCCGCGTGGTATTGCAAGGAAGGACCAAGTTCTTTGTCGGGTGCATTCAGCCCTAAAAGACATTGCTGATTTGGTGCCTCTTGCCCCTTTGCGACTTTTGCCAATCATTATTCAAAGAGTGCCAAATGTTTTTGATAAGGAGCCC ATGATCGTGatatatgtggagaacatgttgAGATTGGAAAGTGGTGCGATTGGGGAACTTGTTGGGAGCTCAATGCTTATGGCAGTGGTGGATAGGCTGATAGATTTGGAT GTCGAGATTGGATGGGATGATATTTTACAGGACGACTCTAGTAAAGGCATGTTTGAGATGGAGCTGGAAGATTTGGATGAGACAGCAGATGATGCTGATGAAGGCATTGAG ctttcaagagagtatttaaaTCGGAAGAGTTTAAGGGGAAACTTATTTGCTGACAAATTAGACAGCTTGATGGTGCTTACATTTGAGCATCTTAAATCATGTGAAGATGGTGGCCGCTTGACAAAG GTATTTGAATCTCTCCTTCAGTCATTTCAAATGACTGTTCTGAATGCATACAAGTCAAAATTTGCTCAG TTTGTAATGTTTTATGCATGTTCGTTGGACCCAGAAAATTGTGGTGTGAGATTTGCCTCAACACTTGCAGACATTTTTGTTTACAGTGCATGTTCGCCGCTTACCAG GATGAGTGCTGTTGCTTATCTTGCTAGTTATTTGTCTCGTGGGAAGTTTCTATCAGCTTCTTTGGTTGCTAACATGTTGAAAAG GCTTGTAGATTGGTGTCTGGAATATTGCCAAAGTCTGGACAGTGATGTCAATCCAACAGCTCACAAAGTTTTTTACTCTGGATGCCAG GCCATAATGTATGTGCTCTGCTTTCGAATGAGATCAATGATGGATGTTCCTCATCTCAAATCACAGCTTCTCCTCATGCCCATAGAGTCTATCTTGAAGCATCCGCTGAATCCATTGAAG GTGTGCCTGCCATCTATAGTACAGGAATTTCTCCGACAGGCGAAGGCAGCTCGACTATTTACTGTGTCTGAGACCTTTGTCTTTAATGACCTGTTGGAGTCTGAGCTTTCTAGGGCTTTTGGTGGGATGGAAAGGCTTGACATGTTCTTCCCATTTGATCCATGTCTGCTGAAAAAATGTGACAG ATTCATCCGTCCAAATTTTGTGTACTGGTCAATGGTTAGAACAACTTATGCTGACGAAGAAGGTAGCAGcgatgaagaagatgatgatgacaGCATCGATGAGAATGGAAAGAACCTTGTGGAAGATGACTTTGCTAGGAGTTTTGAAGAGCAAGATATTGATATCAATGAATTTGACTGTTCTTTGGATAAAATGTCAATTACACCCAGGAATTCTTTGAAATACAGGTTTGGGGGTGAAGTAAAGGCAGCCAGGCAAATGCCCTCCAGAATCCGACCCTCTACGAGTCCAGAGTCGTTGTAG
- the LOC131159372 gene encoding uncharacterized protein LOC131159372: MKLTYKEEEKEKQQAAVSSMQHAQAGSRKKKKKKKKEKHQAAGSRQLSAARSMQQAGSRKKKKKKKKKKKKNSRGLLLVRNEVAKGCASSKCRRQTHDPGSKLEDEVVKASGWF, translated from the exons atgaag cttacatataaagaagaagaaaaagagaagcagcaggcagcagtcaGCAGCATGCAGCACGCACAagcaggcagcaggaagaagaagaagaagaagaagaaagagaagcaccaggcagcaggcagcaggcaGCTGTCAGCAGCACGTAGCATGCAACAagcaggcagcaggaagaagaagaagaagaagaagaagaagaagaagaagaactcgcgagggctcctgctggttcgaaacgaagtcgcgaagggttgtgcttcttcaaaatgtcgaagacaaactcacgatcctggttcgaagctcgaagacgaagtcGTGAAGGCTTCTGGCTGGTTCTAA